CACATCATTTCTGAGAGAAGTTAGTCCTCGCTTtgaaggggtgggtcacctttcagttaacttttaatattttacagaatggcctattctaaacaactttataattggtattcattatttttttatagtttttgaactatttgccttcttctaactctttgcagcattcaaatgggggtcactgaccccggcagctaaaaagtattgctctgtgaggctacaattttatttttattcttttttttttataacttgtttttctattcaggtcctctcctattcatatatcagtctctcatttgaactgctccctggttgctaaggttctttcgaccctagcaaccagatagctgctccaaactggagagccactgaacaaaaatttaaaccattaaaaaaaactaaaaataacgaAAAAGGAACCAATTGCAAGGTTTAAATAATAGTTATTAAATGTAAGGTTTTTTTCATATTCCACTGAAATTGTAGCAATGGGAGGGGTGGCAATTTCATGTTACTTTCTCTTCACTTGAATGTATTACCGAGCTCACCACTACCAACCTACCCACATTATACATGTAGATGGTGCATTAAGGAGGCACATGAGGAGGGCTGCCATTAGGCTTTAGAGGGAACACTGTTGGGGACACAGGTAATTTCCCCACCGCCTGTTGTTGTTTTGGGCCCCCAGGGTGATTATGTTCCAAGGGACACTCCTTTCCATCTCTGCTGGTTGCACATATATAGGGGAATGGAAGCAGAACAGTAAAGTGGCTCTATAAGCTACCCTTGAAAGTGATGCAAGTGGGGCACTACAcgtagggtttccacctgtccgATTTTGACCatgacagcccggtttttggtagggctgtccaggtcaaaactactTGCCCGGTTTTCCCAGTTTGGAAAACCAGGCCGATTGCTGTACCGTAGCCCCCGCCCCCATGATGGTGCGGCCTACTCCTTCTACCCCACCTAGAGTTtccaggaaaggtggcaaccctaactataGTAGATTCTATAATTGGCGGCACTGAATGTGTTTCTGATCAACAAGCTGCCAGAATGTAGAGTTAAATATTTTTATCCATGCATATTTGTGTAAATAACTGTATGAAACCCTAACGGCTCAATTACATCTGCAAGTGCTTGACACAACTGCACTGTGCCAGCCGCAACTGTTTGCATTTAGTTGCAAATCAGACCCAATCGCCCTGAAATCCCATTTCCatcatttttagttattttgggCACAAATGGAACCCTGTAGCTTCTGCCTGGTCcggtagcaccagggttcccctATGTGAATCGAGGATTCTGTGCTCAATTCAGAACAGAAATGTCTGAGCAGCGCTAAACGAAACTATGCGGAAGTGCAAGAGGCGCAACTCTTGTTTAGCCTGTTACTCTATAGAAGATACCAACTTCCTGTTCATTTTCTGAATGAAGCCTTTATCAGATTCTCACATAAAGAAAAGTtatgtattttaaataatatCTATGGTTCTATGGCCCCAATATTCTTGGAGagaaaattaactttttgttttcCCTGTTCTCGCCAGGCAACATTTACTAACTAATTTCAAACTAATTTTTTTTCTGATAGACAGCTTTTAAATAAAATTTCATCcagcatgaaaacatttcagcAATTTATTAAGTCAATATTGTAACAAAATTCTGGCAAATTGTTTGTCAGCATCAAGTCTACATTTTGTGTAAGAAAATATGTGATGAAAACGTTTTTCATTCTTCTTGTCTCTATCCGAATGAAGTATAGGAAAAATCTGGAGGAGATTCTATCCACCCGCCCACccgatttttttcattttctcctCCAACTGTATTTGCTTTCGGAATTATTTTTAATGTCAAATTCCAGTATTAGCGTCCTTTTCTGGTTCCAATCGAATGTTCTCAGCATAGGGATTATAAAACGTTCTCACATATCCCTTTGGATGCACTGGCGAATGGAGTGTAGGAAGAGACGACTCAATTCCTTCCTCTCATTTGTTCCATTTCTCTTTGTTTTATGTGGACGACAGAAACTCTTCCTCACATTAAAGCCGAGGCGTTTCTTTTTGGACTTTGTTTGCAGATGTTCATGTTGGAAGAAATAAGTACAGTCGCTAGGGACTGCGCTTTCTCTTATATGTTCTGCTTCTTCATCCTCGTTTTCTTCAACATTGCACTCTGTCTTAGCAGAGGCATCTTCTTTGTCCTTTTCTGAGCCCTTTTTGTAGTACCAATAGAGGCACAAGAGGTCCAGTAGAATGATGAACTTTTCTAATGAAAATAGGTCCTACATGAAAGAAGAGAAGGAGACTCATTACAAAGAACATTATTTCCCTAGAAATGGTTACTACAtagaattaatatattatattgtatgacTACATAGTAAAACACCAACAACCATCATGGCTTAGATAATTGTTTTCTAATTATCATTTACTTTTTGGGCAGTCTCTAAATATCAGCTCCTGGCAACTTACCATAAGTTCTTCATTAAGACTAGTTTTATTCTCAGTAGGAGTCATGAGGAGCTCAATATATTGTACAATAGGCAGGAAATCCTACAATAGACAGAAATCAGTTAGACAGTTGGACAGCAAAATGGCAGCAAAACTGTTAGTCCTACATCATGGGCTTCATGCACAACCAGATATTATTAGTCAAATATGTCATTAGTCAAAGAAATAAATAACCTAATCATTGTATGTCACACCCACCCCATATAACATATTCTTTCTTTAAGATTCCATCTTACCTGAATAAGGATGCTGCTCAGCTCTGGATCTGCTCTATTAAGCTGCTCCTCTATAGGTGGAATGGGACACAGCAAGCCCTGCAATAGGATATAAGCAATTACTCACTCAGTAAAACACTATATAACATATTAGTAAAACCCATAAGAATCTGTCATGTATAGTGTCAAGTCACACGTGATAAAATATTTGGGTTATTTGCCCTACTTAAcacatttaatttttgtaatgtGTTTCTGTGACTACTGGCTGTATCTTCATTTTTCAACACAGTCGTTTAAATGGATCAAGACAGACTAAGTTTTTTTCTATTCTATATCAAGCTTTCTATTCCTGCAtcaataacatacacacaaaaaacataaagaaaaatatttacttaCATCACATCTGATATCCTCAGGGATCAGTATAACAATTGGCTTGAGTTTCTCCTGTTCAAACAGGGAATTGCTGGTCTCGACATAATTGTCTGTTTCAACTGGCACAGGGCAAACTGGCCAGGACTCAATGTTATCGACAACTTCAGTTTGATCATATTTGTGATAATTTAGTTTAATATCTTTTTCCTGTAAGAGAAATGTACATGGGTCAGATATTTGGCACAGGGTGCTGTACATTTATTTTCacttatttcatgctatatagttCTGACATATTCCACTGCACTTTATaaagattatatatcattcatatCAATCAGCATATTCATAACatcaacctttaaaaataaatcttacTCGAAAAAATCCAATGAAAATCAGCAGGGTGACGATTAGTGGCTTCATGGTTGCATGCAAACACTAACCTGACAGTCCCGGCTGTAACAAGTGCTTAAACCAGCTTGTGTCTGGGgcaccattgtgatgtcatcactctGAATGATGCTCATGTTTCCAAGTACCATTGTGACATCATTAAAGGTCACAACACTCCCCTGCATTATGACATCATCAGCAAGGTTACTTAAGGAGTGAGTGGCTGTACAGAGATCATTTGGATTTGGACTCTCGTGCTGCCAGTACTGGAAAGCAAACGAGTAGCCCATAACCTATTTAATCTATCACAGATTTATTCAAACATGGAAAATCAACCTAGAAGAAGCGCCCGTATACGGGCTTACAGACAGAAGGAAAATAATAACAACCTTTCTACAACTGGATTCCGGATTTTACATCTCCAGCAGGAGATCCAATCAGAGAAACGGAATGTGCATTCTTTGGCACAGAAACCCGGAAAAGGGCATTACCATGCCAGATCTTTTATTGGCATCTCAAAATGGCTGATTATCCTATTTCTTTTAATTGCCATTTTGATTGGATGTGTAACTGCTTGGAACTGGAGATTCTTAACTGAATTTCCtccattcagcaggaacagcccaataGATAGAGATAACAAGGAAGAGACACCTGATAGCTCAACACCCTCCCAACTGACGTTAGAGGATTTCATAGAGCAACTGACTCAGTCCCAGGTCTGGGAGAAGGAGCACAGGGTGAGGCAACTGATCAAACAGAGGAAAGAGAATGATCAGTTCCTGAAGATAACAAGGAACATGGCGGCCAAAATAACAGATAAAATCATGGCCCTGCAGGTAAAACAGCAGCAATCCATGCTGAATGCTCAGAATATACAGGAGAATATGCACCAGCTGAGCAAATCGATGGCGGAAACAACTGCTGAAATCGCAAAACTTAAAAATTCAAGTAAAAATTGGAGAAGCTTATGGCAACGGTTGACTTCTCTCTTCCGGCGCCATTAATAATGGAACATTCCCAGGCACCCCAACAGCCTTAACTAAAAATCAGTGGCGTATCTGCCACCGGGGGAGCCTCTGGGCCGCAGCCATGCTGCCGGTAAGAAAATTCATGCCTGGCGGGGGTGGTGGGTGGGGGGCCCAGTTACACATACTGCACTAGGGCCCGGCCAGGCTTAGTTACATTACCGTTGAAAATGCAACAGTAAAGACTGATGTCCCTTTTTCATCACACTGAataataaagttatttttctgaTTAAAGAAATGATCTTTCAGTTTGTCATTGTACCATTAACAGTGAGTTTGGCAATAATTCACAATATAAAGGAACGTAAAAGAAGGTTACATTGTGCATTGAATTCACAGCTTCCATACAGCAGGGAACCCAGCATTAATAAAGGGATTGACATCCCATAAAGGCATATAATGATTGGCTTATGTGCCAGGTGGAACTATGTGCCGTATACTGGAAGAGATCTATCAGGGAGGGGCGAAGAATAACAAAGCAGGATGATCCAACCATTTGGCCCCAGGCTAATGTCTGAATGCCAATATGGATCTATACAGAACCGTTGGGAGAAGATAGCTTGCTGTCTTTGCCCAAATGGATTTTCCGTCCTGTCCACGAATTATCAGCCAATTTTGGCCAGATAAGAGTTGGGCAGGGCatcatatttataatttttttgttataaagtaatgtcttataaataaaaaaactaaaactaataCATTGGATTGTGTTGTGtcttctttattcttttttaatttgttgcGGTAAAGACCAATAAATTTCCATTCAGCCTTTCTCCAACTGTTTCCAGCTTCTGTGCCTCAGTATTTGTAATAACTTGTAATAATGCTCATTTTCTCTTGCAAAGAGGTCAGATTTTTCCCTTTATTAATACATACCCTGGTTCTGTTGGGCATCAGACAGCTACACTTATATTTGTTTAATTCCATGAcagtctctctgtgctactgtgCCGTATAAGTAATATGCCATATAATGTAAATTGTCCATATAACCAACAGGACACCTATTACTTTCAGCCAGTTGCTTCAGTCAGTGCTCACAGCCGGATGTTATTGGCTGAAATTCTAATTATAGTGTCTTTCCAGATTTAACCATTCAAGGCCATttatttaggggccgatttatcaacatttgtatttttgtggttttaaagagttttttttgcaaccatgcctaaactcatttccacaaaaactataactgtctagtcatttatcttaattgaaaaagcacaaatggaaaTATATgtggaaaaaggcaaaaaaaatagattttttcatattgttggACAAATGCAAGTGTTAAAACCCCCTAAAACCACCAAGCAAAGAAAgattccagttgtaaaaaggacccCTGCCACTGACTGCTACATGggtcttgacagcttttagatggcgtattatTTCTTTTAGATTTGTCataattttgttgcataataatttgttaaaaaatgtgttttctccaCAACAAAGTCGTATTTTGGTGCAAGAAAATACAAATCGTGAAAAAGAATCAAACAGTAAAGGTCCCAATAGTGTaaatgactttaaaggaacagtaacaccaaaaaataaaagagctttaaagtaataaaaatataatgcactgttgccctgcactggtaaaactgttgtaacactactataatttatataataagctgctgtgtagccacgggggcagccattcaagctggaaaaaaggagaaaaggcacaggttacatagcagataacagataagttctgtagaatacaatagtgttttatctgttatctgctatgtgcctgtgccttttctcctttgaatggctgcctccatggctacacagcagcttatttatataaattatagtagactttctgaagtaaacacacaacttttaccagtgcagagcagcagcacattatattttagttacttttatacactttcattttttggtgttactgttcctttaataaccaaATGGTGTAATGCATGTGTGTTACCAGTAGGTGGCAGGAAATCAACTCTATATTCTTTCAAATATACTTCTTTTTACTGCTTCTTATTGCTCCGTTACTCTCTAACTCCAAAATAATTCTTGAGAAAATGGCATTTAGGGTTAATTTAGATCCGCTACAGTCCCCAGAAAATGTCCAAATGTGAAACATGGAATCATTACAGCAAATCATATTACTATTAGGCAAACGTAAGGATGTGGTTAATGAAACCCCTGCAATATGTTCAGTCCCTGTTTCTAGTGCTCCGGTGAATAGTAGAGCTTTGAACTTGGGTTTTCAGGGAAAAAGAGTCAGACAGAGGGGAGCTACAGCCATAATAAGAGATATGGGCAGTACTGAGTTATAGAATGGGTGAGTAGAGAGCACCCTTAGCTCCTCCGAGGAGCAGTAAAGCAAGGAATATTCCTTCACTTAACCCATCAGTGTCTTGGCACAAACCTGCCTGACCCCTGGGGAATTTCAagggtcacaagcattctgggccaattcacccatcactataacCCATGTCTCAGCCTAAATAGTTTGTAGAAAGTAGCTACCAGCTGGGTACTTGGCTTGTATTGCCCATATTCCCTTCTTTGCGGCATGTACCCATGATGAACAAGGACAGACACTTGTTTcattggcaattacatttacaaatagcataaaaattatagaaatctgtaattaatatatatgaaaagttatttagcaattaatttacttttattatgcCCCCAGGAACCCTGCAGAGGTTCCCTCTTGAACCATACCCAACGCTCCCAGAGATACCAGAAAATTGTAGCATTGCAGTATTgggattcccctgttctaagcacgattcagcaggaacagccccctaagtttgctcatagcctgtacagagagataccataaaactatggcacatagggattcccctgtactaagcacaattcagcaggaacagccccctaagtttgctcatagcctgtacagagagataccataaaactatggcacatagggattcccctgtactaagcacaattcggcaggaacagccccctaagtttgctcatagcctgtacagagagataccataaaactatggcagcatagggattcccctgtactaagcacaattcagcaggaacagccccctaagtttgctcatagcctgtacagagagataccataaaactacggcacatagggattcccctgtactaagcacaattcagcaggaacagacccctaagtttgctcatagcctgtacagggagataccataaaactatggcacatagggattcccctgtactaagcacaattcaggaaGATGATACCAGTGCAATTTAACACATACaatgtttgattttatttttaatgtaagtaAAAACATGCTCTACAAATAACAACAAATTATAAGGAATTAATAGATTGCAGGCAGGCAAGTGAAGTAGCAGCTTTGGCTTTTCCCCCCAGGGAATGCTGCTATAGTCACACGGAACAATGGTGCTTATAGTACATAACCATAGATACCATGGTTCCTGGGGGTTTTAAATGCAGCCACTTAAGTTTGTTCTTGTGCTTTATTGTTATATTGCCTTCAGTGAATGTACAATAACCAGCCCAGAGTGCTGCCATTATAGGAACAAaccactataataataataataaacctgttCTTTTATAATAATGAATCTATTTTCATATTCCTGGTAGGGGGGATGTAGGGAATGGATACAGATGGGCATTTATGTGTAAGAGTGCATGGAGCATTCTATATACCTGGGTATATGTAGCCTTAGGGGGAAGGAGGGGGCCCCAGATATCAATGTCACCCCACAGTTGTGGCCTCATGTTTTTAAGGTGGCACAGGGTTTAGTGAGCTCAGCTGCGACCTtaagtacagtgtgcaaagtgcactttctgatggaaactaacatttttttttacccataatacaaCATTTTTACCATCATTTTAGTCGAGCCCACCTAAATGAATGCAGTTGTATTGCGTTTGGTAGGAAATTGCATACAAGTTGtcgctaaaggtggccaaacaccaTAAGAATCGCTCGTTTGACAAGGTCGCACAACAACCTTAtttttctcctgatatgcccactttAGGAGGGCAATAtggggccctagggccaaagggTCAAATGACAACAACGGGAATAGGAGTCATCAGAGCCAGGGgcacatcagtgagccaatgtggccctcgatctgatgggaaaatcaaacctgcctgatcaacacctCTCTGACTTTCCTCCAGATTtcggttggggaggcctgtcggagggccccatacacaggcagataaactgtaAGGTCAGTCTGAAGGAACCGGCTTAAATCTGCGTGTCTTTGGCTTCAGTTAGAATTGTGTAACCTCCAGCTTTGTATTTCTTTTGGCGCCATATCTGCCCATTAGTACAACCATATTGCCGTCCAGAACCAGGTGATTTCCAAAAAGATTCTGATTGGAAGTCTGTTGGCTCCACAAGAAGCACATGATATTAGCAAATAGAACGGGCGGTCTAAAGTCCCAATCAGGAGCTGACCCGGTGCGGATTCTCTTTGACTGTTGGGGCCATTTAAACACATAAAGTTAACCATAGGACTTTGGCTTTTCTGTTTGTTTAGCGCCGATCCGACAGGATTTCCTGGATCAGTTGTACAGCCCAGGATAATTGGGCAGCTAGTTCTCCATAACAATACATGTTACTGTGCCAAATGTGGGCTCTTTAGGCTGCAGGAAACCTTAGGAAAGAGTCTGCCAGTCAACTTTCCCAGAACTCATATGGTGACGTCTGTTTCACTGCCGCCGTCCTTACAAATAAAGGGAACGTTTTGTCCATTCTTTATATAACCTTCACTTtctgggcctcatttactaaatATGGGGCAAAGTGAAGAGAATccaaatttttgcattttacaactTGCCTCTAGGGCACAGGCTGGTGGCCCCAATGGAAAAGGCAAGTTAATACTGTAGGGCTCCCTGTGGCCATCGATTGCCCAAAGGGGATCCGTTTTGGGCTGTTTAGTAGTTGGGGATTTTGCACTGGGAGAAAGCAGAATTGTACAGCGCAGTTCTTTTAATAATTCCGCAAGTCGGATCACATTGGGAGCAGCTGTTTTTCTCTGTTTACCTGTATT
The sequence above is a segment of the Xenopus tropicalis strain Nigerian chromosome 7, UCB_Xtro_10.0, whole genome shotgun sequence genome. Coding sequences within it:
- the LOC116412432 gene encoding uncharacterized protein LOC116412432; translation: MYSTLCQISDPCTFLLQEKDIKLNYHKYDQTEVVDNIESWPVCPVPVETDNYVETSNSLFEQEKLKPIVILIPEDIRCDGLLCPIPPIEEQLNRADPELSSILIQDFLPIVQYIELLMTPTENKTSLNEELMDLFSLEKFIILLDLLCLYWYYKKGSEKDKEDASAKTECNVEENEDEEAEHIRESAVPSDCTYFFQHEHLQTKSKKKRLGFNVRKSFCRPHKTKRNGTNERKELSRLFLHSIRQCIQRDM